In Eucalyptus grandis isolate ANBG69807.140 chromosome 4, ASM1654582v1, whole genome shotgun sequence, the following proteins share a genomic window:
- the LOC104442097 gene encoding gibberellin 20-oxidase-like protein yields the protein MFYVLEKMSDSETSLELPVLDISQPIQPSSLSPIADACKEWGFFLIANHGIARDFYDKLHALCKQFFSLPPDEKLKLGPFSSAKTYTPHFIASPFFESLRVSGPDFLASANSSADIILDQQKQEFCEVLEEYGRKMSDLSNKIIVVMLMILGEGFNEKYYKSDFKNCHGYLRINNYSPPESLKNEVEGLGMHADMSCITTVYQDDIGGLQVRSKEGKWLDISPREGILVVNIGDMLQAWSNDKLISSEHRVVLKQPAQRFSLAFFWSFEDEKEILAPDDVVGEGNVRMYKPFVSSDYVKFRESTERGKFEKVGFTVKGFAGRD from the exons ATGTTTTATGTCCTCGAAAAGATGTCTGATTCAGAGACTTCCTTGGAGCTTCCAGTTCTAGACATTTCTCAGCCTATTCAGCCATCCTCTCTGTCTCCAATAGCCGATGCCTGTAAAGAATGGGGTTTTTTCCTCATTGCCAACCACGGGATCGCtagagatttctacgacaaacTCCATGCTCTCTGCAAACAATTCTTTAGCCTCCCTCCTGACGAGAAACTCAAGCTCGGTCCATTCTCTTCCGCCAAGACCTACACTCCTCATTTCATAGCCTCTCCTTTCTTCGAAAGCCTCCGAGTGTCCGGACCGGATTTTCTCGCCTCAGCGAATAGCTCTGCAGATATTATTCTGGATCaacaaaaacaagaattctG TGAGGTATTGGAAGAATATGGAAGGAAGATGTCAGATTTGTCGAACAAAATCATAGTAGTCATGTTGATGATCTTGGGAGAAGGTTTCAACGAGAAATATTATAAATCCGATTTCAAGAATTGTCACGGGTACTTGAGAATAAATAACTACTCTCCTCCTGAGAGTCTCAAAAATGAGGTTGAAGGTCTTGGGATGCACGCTGATATGAGCTGTATAACCACTGTGTATCAAGATGACATAGGGGGACTTCAAGTGAGAtcgaaagaaggaaaatggcTGGACATAAGCCCTCGAGAGGGTATTCTTGTGGTGAACATAGGAGATATGCTGCAAGCTTGGAGTAATGACAAGTTAATTTCATCGGAGCACAGAGTAGTCCTGAAGCAGCCGGCGCAGCGCTTTTCTCTAGCTTTCTTTTGGTCCTTTGAGGATGAGAAAGAGATCTTGGCACCTGATGATGTGGTAGGAGAAGGAAATGTGAGGATGTACAAGCCTTTTGTGAGCTCGGATTATGTCAAATTCAGGGAAAGCACAGAGCGCGGGAAGTTCGAGAAAGTCGGCTTCACGGTTAAAGGATTTGCCGGGAGGGACTGA
- the LOC104442099 gene encoding rop guanine nucleotide exchange factor 3 isoform X2 has translation MEKLSILDENSQPACRASPSLADRHDQSTTDTETPMSADSFMFCRTNSEASTYSEQTDDNCSSSEPSPLCWPSVKSGRHNHITFDGLDVKQQKQCLEEKLYNLESSDSAGVELEIIKERFAKLLLGEDMSGSGKGVCTAVTISNAITNLYATVFGQNLRLEPLNPEKKAMWKREMNCLLSVCNYIVEFAPTLQTLQDGTTVEVMTSRPRSDIFLNLPALRKLDAMLLEILDSFQETEFWYAEHGTVSPNSTCRGSFRRVIAQRKEEKWWLPVPCVSPGGLSEKTRKHLQQKRDCATQIHKAAMAINSSLLDEMDIPDSYMTSLPKSGRASVGDTIYRYIHAADKFSPDRLLDCLNISTEHEALDLADRVEASMYTWRRKACISHSKPSWTMVKDFMLETGRNDKNYMLAERAESLLLSLKQRYPELSQTSLDICKIQYNRDVGQAVLESYSRVLEGLAFNVVAWIEDVLFVDTSMRSQDQ, from the exons ATggaaaaattgtcaattttggATGAAAATTCTCAGCCCGCTTGCCGAGCTTCACCTTCTTTGGCCGATCGACATGACCAATCCACCACTGATACCGAGACCCCGATGAGTGCAGACTCTTTCATGTTTTGCCGCACTAACTCAGAGGCCTCGACATATTCGGAGCAGACAGACGATAACTGTTCCTCTAGCGAGCCTTCCCCCTTGTGCTGGCCGAGTGTCAAGTCCGGACGCCATAACCATATCACATTTGACGGACTCGATGTGAAGCAGCAAAAGCAGTGTCTAGAAGAGAAGCTATACAATCTTGAATCATCGGATTCAG CTGGTGTAGAGCTTGAGATTATAAAGGAGAGATTCGCAAAGCTTTTGTTAGGAGAGGACATGTCCGGGAGTGGGAAAGGAGTCTGCACAGCTGTGACAATCTCTAATGCCATAACCAATCTTTATG CTACTGTATTTGGGCAAAATTTAAGGTTGGAGCCTCTGAATCCCGAGAAGAAGGCGatgtggaagagagaaatgaactgccTTTTATCGGTCTGCAACTACATCGTGGAATTTGCCCCCACCTTGCAGACTTTACAGGACGGCACGACTGTCGAG GTGATGACAAGCAGACCGAGATCGGACATATTCCTCAACCTCCCCGCATTGAGAAAGCTCGACGCGATGCTTCTG GAAATATTGGACAGCTTCCAGGAGACAGAATTCTGGTATGCTGAGCACGGGACCGTGTCACCGAACTCGACTTGTAGGGGATCGTTCAGGAGAGTTATTGCGCAGcgcaaagaagagaaatggtGGTTGCCTGTTCCATGCGTAAGTCCCGGAGGCCTATCGGAGAAGACGAGGAAGCATTTGCAGCAGAAACGCGACTGCGCAACTCAAATCCACAAAGCGGCAATGGCAATCAACAGCAGTCTCCTAGACGAGATGGATATCCCAGATTCTTACATGACATCTCTTCCAAAG aGTGGAAGAGCGAGTGTTGGAGACACAATATACAGATATATACACGCAGCCGACAAATTCTCTCCAGATCGTCTACTGGACTGCCTCAACATATCGACAGAGCACGAAGCACTCGATCTAGCGGACAGAGTCGAAGCTTCGATGTATACATGGAGAAGGAAGGCATGTATTAGTCATTCGAAACCATCATGGACCATGGTAAAGGATTTCATGCTGGAGACCGGCCGAAACGACAAAAACTATATGTTAGCAGAGAGAGCAGAAAGCTTGCTGCTTTCCCTGAAGCAGAGGTATCCGGAGCTCTCTCAGACAAGCTTGGACATATGCAAGATCCAATACAACAGG GATGTGGGACAAGCAGTGCTAGAGAGCTACTCAAGGGTCCTGGAAGGTCTGGCGTTCAATGTCGTTGCCTGGATCGAAGACGTGCTCTTTGTAGATACATCCATGAGGAGCCAAGATCAGTAG
- the LOC104442099 gene encoding rop guanine nucleotide exchange factor 3 isoform X1: MRLFMMMCSAEEHSTSSTISAMEKLSILDENSQPACRASPSLADRHDQSTTDTETPMSADSFMFCRTNSEASTYSEQTDDNCSSSEPSPLCWPSVKSGRHNHITFDGLDVKQQKQCLEEKLYNLESSDSAGVELEIIKERFAKLLLGEDMSGSGKGVCTAVTISNAITNLYATVFGQNLRLEPLNPEKKAMWKREMNCLLSVCNYIVEFAPTLQTLQDGTTVEVMTSRPRSDIFLNLPALRKLDAMLLEILDSFQETEFWYAEHGTVSPNSTCRGSFRRVIAQRKEEKWWLPVPCVSPGGLSEKTRKHLQQKRDCATQIHKAAMAINSSLLDEMDIPDSYMTSLPKSGRASVGDTIYRYIHAADKFSPDRLLDCLNISTEHEALDLADRVEASMYTWRRKACISHSKPSWTMVKDFMLETGRNDKNYMLAERAESLLLSLKQRYPELSQTSLDICKIQYNRDVGQAVLESYSRVLEGLAFNVVAWIEDVLFVDTSMRSQDQ; encoded by the exons ATGAGGCTTTTCATGATGATGTGCAGCGCTGAGGAGCACTCCACAAGCTCGACAATTTCAGCAATggaaaaattgtcaattttggATGAAAATTCTCAGCCCGCTTGCCGAGCTTCACCTTCTTTGGCCGATCGACATGACCAATCCACCACTGATACCGAGACCCCGATGAGTGCAGACTCTTTCATGTTTTGCCGCACTAACTCAGAGGCCTCGACATATTCGGAGCAGACAGACGATAACTGTTCCTCTAGCGAGCCTTCCCCCTTGTGCTGGCCGAGTGTCAAGTCCGGACGCCATAACCATATCACATTTGACGGACTCGATGTGAAGCAGCAAAAGCAGTGTCTAGAAGAGAAGCTATACAATCTTGAATCATCGGATTCAG CTGGTGTAGAGCTTGAGATTATAAAGGAGAGATTCGCAAAGCTTTTGTTAGGAGAGGACATGTCCGGGAGTGGGAAAGGAGTCTGCACAGCTGTGACAATCTCTAATGCCATAACCAATCTTTATG CTACTGTATTTGGGCAAAATTTAAGGTTGGAGCCTCTGAATCCCGAGAAGAAGGCGatgtggaagagagaaatgaactgccTTTTATCGGTCTGCAACTACATCGTGGAATTTGCCCCCACCTTGCAGACTTTACAGGACGGCACGACTGTCGAG GTGATGACAAGCAGACCGAGATCGGACATATTCCTCAACCTCCCCGCATTGAGAAAGCTCGACGCGATGCTTCTG GAAATATTGGACAGCTTCCAGGAGACAGAATTCTGGTATGCTGAGCACGGGACCGTGTCACCGAACTCGACTTGTAGGGGATCGTTCAGGAGAGTTATTGCGCAGcgcaaagaagagaaatggtGGTTGCCTGTTCCATGCGTAAGTCCCGGAGGCCTATCGGAGAAGACGAGGAAGCATTTGCAGCAGAAACGCGACTGCGCAACTCAAATCCACAAAGCGGCAATGGCAATCAACAGCAGTCTCCTAGACGAGATGGATATCCCAGATTCTTACATGACATCTCTTCCAAAG aGTGGAAGAGCGAGTGTTGGAGACACAATATACAGATATATACACGCAGCCGACAAATTCTCTCCAGATCGTCTACTGGACTGCCTCAACATATCGACAGAGCACGAAGCACTCGATCTAGCGGACAGAGTCGAAGCTTCGATGTATACATGGAGAAGGAAGGCATGTATTAGTCATTCGAAACCATCATGGACCATGGTAAAGGATTTCATGCTGGAGACCGGCCGAAACGACAAAAACTATATGTTAGCAGAGAGAGCAGAAAGCTTGCTGCTTTCCCTGAAGCAGAGGTATCCGGAGCTCTCTCAGACAAGCTTGGACATATGCAAGATCCAATACAACAGG GATGTGGGACAAGCAGTGCTAGAGAGCTACTCAAGGGTCCTGGAAGGTCTGGCGTTCAATGTCGTTGCCTGGATCGAAGACGTGCTCTTTGTAGATACATCCATGAGGAGCCAAGATCAGTAG
- the LOC104442098 gene encoding transcription factor EGL1 yields MATGVEGNEGVPANLRKQLAVAVRSIQWSYAIFWTLSATKQGVLQWGDGYYNGDIKTRKTVQAVELKPDKIGLQRSEQLRDLYESLLEGETDAQNKRPSAALSPEDLTDEEWYYLVCMSFVFNPGEGLPGRALADGQTIWLCNAQYADSKVFSRSLLAKSASIQTVVCFPYLGGVIELGVTELVPEDPSLLQHIKVSLLDFSKPICSEKSSSIPQNGDADKEPMCAKVDCGMVDELVLENLYSPAQEIKFDPEKISEFCESIPKELDMDSPDECSNGCEHNYQTEDSFMVDGMNGGASQVQSWHFVDDDFSNGVQGSINSSDCISEAIVNQDKYISSPRRENAKNSHLKELQECNHSKLSSLDLGPDDISHYRRTISAVLRNPDQLPETRCICSCGCKSSFLRWRMVEVHKPRAHQETLKKILFEVPLMHRGQALKSELQNGVESLLGDVDFCAGHILSTKKKEHEKFLVLRSMIPSIEEIDKASILDDTIMYLRELEARVEELESCMDSTDLEGKVTRKKFPDMIEQTSDNCKKRWINKRKASDIDETDAELDRNAQGDGLQTDVKVNIKEQEVSIEMKCPYREYLLLDILEAVNNLHLDAYSIQSSTLDGVLKLTLKSKFRGAAVSPAGMIKQVLWKITGKY; encoded by the exons ATGGCTACTGGCGTAGAAGGCAATGAAGGTGTCCCAGCAAACCTGAGAAAGCAGCTTGCTGTGGCTGTGAGGAGTATCCAATGGAGCTACGCAATTTTCTGGACACTATCAGCTACAAAACAAGG TGTACTGCAATGGGGTGATGGCTACTACAATGGGGACATCAAGACCAGGAAGACGGTCCAAGCCGTGGAGCTTAAACCTGATAAGATTGGTTTACAGAGGAGTGAGCAATTAAGAGATCTTTACGAGTCGCTGCTTGAAGGGGAAACTGATGCACAAAACAAGCGGCCCTCGGCTGCATTATCTCCAGAGGATCTCACAGACGAAGAGTGGTATTACTTGGTTTGCATGTCCTTTGTATTCAATCCTGGCGAAGG TCTTCCGGGAAGAGCGCTAGCGGATGGCCAAACTATCTGGTTATGCAATGCTCAATATGCAGATAGCAAAGTGTTTTCTCGCTCACTACTTGCAAAG AGTGCATCTATTCAg ACTGTGGTATGTTTTCCCTATCTCGGAGGTGTGATTGAACTTGGCGTGACCGAGCTG GTCCCAGAGGACCCCAGTCTCCTGCAACATATCAAAGTTTCTTTACTAGATTTCTCCAAGCCAATTTGTTCTGAGAAATCTTCCTCTATACCACAAAATGGAGATGCTGATAAAGAGCCTATGTGTGCCAAGGTCGACTGTGGCATGGTGGATGAGTTGGTTTTGGAGAACCTATATTCACCGGCtcaagaaattaaatttgaCCCAGagaaaataagtgaattttgtgAAAGTATCCCGAAAGAACTGGATATGGACTCTCCTGATGAGTGTTCTAATGGGTGTGAACACAATTACCAAACAGAAGATTCGTTTATGGTTGATGGTATGAACGGAGGGGCATCGCAAGTTCAAAGTTGgcattttgttgatgatgacTTCAGTAATGGTGTTCAAGGTTCAATAAACTCTAGTGATTGTATATCCGAAGCTATTGTGAACCAAGACAAGTATATTTCATCTCCAAGGCGAGAAAATGCCAAGAATTCCCACTTGAAAGAACTTCAAGAATGCAACCACTCAAAATTAAGCTCCCTGGATCTTGGACCTGACGACATCTCGCATTACAGAAGAACAATTTCTGCTGTTCTAAGGAACCCTGATCAATTGCCTGAGACACGGTGTATCTGCAGCTGTGGATGCAAATCCAGCTTTCTGAGGTGGAGGATGGTTGAAGTTCATAAACCGCGAGCACACCAGGAAACTCTGAAGAAGATTTTGTTTGAAGTTCCACTGATGCACCGTGGTCAAGCTCTTAAATCTGAACTACAGAATGGTGTGGAATCATTGCTGGGAGATGTTGATTTTTGCGCTGGCCACATATTGTctaccaagaaaaaagaacatgaaaagTTTCTGGTCCTGAGGTCCATGATTCCTTCCATCGAGGAg ATAGATAAAGCATCCATCCTTGATGACACAATTATGTACCTAAGAGAGCTTGAAGCAAGAGTGGAAGAACTAGAATCTTGCATGGACTCAACAGACCTTGAGGGGAAAGTTACCAGGAAAAAGTTTCCAGACATGATAGAGCAGACATCCGATAACTGCAAAAAACGTTGGATAAACAAGAGGAAGGCCTCCGACATTGATGAAACCGATGCAGAACTTGATAGAAATGCTCAAGGAGATGGGCTTCAGACAGATGTCAAAGTCAACATAAAGGAGCAGGAAGTATCGATCGAGATGAAATGTCCCTATCGGGAGTACTTGTTGCTTGATATTCTGGAGGCAGTAAACAACCTGCACTTGGATGCTTATTCAATTCAGTCATCTACACTTGATGGTGTTCTCAAATTAACCCTCAAGTCTAAG TTTCGAGGCGCAGCAGTATCTCCAGCTGGGATGATCAAACAAGTCCTTTGGAAGATTACTGGAAAGTACTGA